In Daucus carota subsp. sativus chromosome 4, DH1 v3.0, whole genome shotgun sequence, one DNA window encodes the following:
- the LOC108216396 gene encoding uncharacterized protein LOC108216396 isoform X5 — translation MCLFTWTMIPPSIVISHQEICKCLLTSRFHCSSSYLLCSTLSLWNLLTGDLQVLVNEMPNEMAKAVKEEGNLQVLINEMAKAVKEAKAVKDKSTEESLLMEWQNDCTKLEEMEKSLSSDYNQVLSNLYLLPGYVLAVAAAVSSLLGSEPQHCWLFCHIVVIVFIYLLSMCFAFHLAYKQLKIFGGRKAELGRERTRLHEVFLANGNSFRPHTRSVDLLFRKLQSFQTENVQLKYQNQGYFAYMVLSTVCGLLFSSLLFYTGFYRLCRSQDSGDQDSGDQDSGDILKVILNVWRRRR, via the exons ATGTGTTTATTTACATGGACTATGATCCCTCCATCGATTGTGATTTCTCATCAGGAGATTTGCAAGTGCTTGTTAACGAGTAGATTTCACTGCTCCAGCTCATATCTTCTCTgctcaactctctctctctggaaTCTTCTTACAG GAGATTTGCAGGTGCTTGTTAACGAGATGCCAAACGAGATGGCAAAGGCTGTGAAGGAAGAAGGAAATTTGCAAGTGCTTATTAACGAGATGGCAAAGGCTGTGAAGGAAGCAAAGGCTGTGAAGGACAAGAGTACTGAGGAGAGTTTGCTAATGGAGTGGCAAAATGATTGTACAAAGCTTGAAGAGATGGAGAAATCCCTTAGCAGCGACTATAACCAAGTCTTATCCAATCTTTATTTGCTCCCAGGATACGTGCTTGCTGTAGCAGCTGCTGTTTCTAGCCTATTGGGAAGTGAGCCCCAGCATTGTTGGTTGTTCTGTCACATAGTCGTAATTGTTTTCATTTACCTGCTGTCCATGTGTTTTGCCTTCCACCTCGCATATAAGCAACTTAAGATCTTTGGAGGAAGGAAGGCAGAATTGGGTCGTGAGAGGACTCGACTCCATGAAGTATTTCTGGCTAATGGAAACAGTTTCCGTCCCCACACTCGTAGTGTAGATCTGCTTTTCAGGAAATTGCAAAGCTTTCAGACAGAAAACGTTCAATTGAAATATCAGAATCAGGGATATTTCGCATACATGGTACTTAGCACTGTATGCGGGCTTTTGTTCTCAAGCCTACTTTTCTACACTGGTTTCTATCGTCTATGCCGTAGTCAG GACTCTGGTGATCAGGACTCTGGTGATCAGGACTCTGGTGATATTCTTAAAGTAATCCTCAATgtgtggaggaggaggag GTAA
- the LOC108216396 gene encoding uncharacterized protein LOC108216396 isoform X4 produces the protein MCLFTWTMIPPSIVISHQEICKCLLTSRFHCSSSYLLCSTLSLWNLLTGDLQVLVNEMPNEMAKAVKEEGNLQVLINEMAKAVKEAKAVKDKSTEESLLMEWQNDCTKLEEMEKSLSSDYNQVLSNLYLLPGYVLAVAAAVSSLLGSEPQHCWLFCHIVVIVFIYLLSMCFAFHLAYKQLKIFGGRKAELGRERTRLHEVFLANGNSFRPHTRSVDLLFRKLQSFQTENVQLKYQNQGYFAYMVLSTVCGLLFSSLLFYTGFYRLCRSQDSGDQDSGDQDSGDQDSGDILKVILNVWRRRR, from the exons ATGTGTTTATTTACATGGACTATGATCCCTCCATCGATTGTGATTTCTCATCAGGAGATTTGCAAGTGCTTGTTAACGAGTAGATTTCACTGCTCCAGCTCATATCTTCTCTgctcaactctctctctctggaaTCTTCTTACAG GAGATTTGCAGGTGCTTGTTAACGAGATGCCAAACGAGATGGCAAAGGCTGTGAAGGAAGAAGGAAATTTGCAAGTGCTTATTAACGAGATGGCAAAGGCTGTGAAGGAAGCAAAGGCTGTGAAGGACAAGAGTACTGAGGAGAGTTTGCTAATGGAGTGGCAAAATGATTGTACAAAGCTTGAAGAGATGGAGAAATCCCTTAGCAGCGACTATAACCAAGTCTTATCCAATCTTTATTTGCTCCCAGGATACGTGCTTGCTGTAGCAGCTGCTGTTTCTAGCCTATTGGGAAGTGAGCCCCAGCATTGTTGGTTGTTCTGTCACATAGTCGTAATTGTTTTCATTTACCTGCTGTCCATGTGTTTTGCCTTCCACCTCGCATATAAGCAACTTAAGATCTTTGGAGGAAGGAAGGCAGAATTGGGTCGTGAGAGGACTCGACTCCATGAAGTATTTCTGGCTAATGGAAACAGTTTCCGTCCCCACACTCGTAGTGTAGATCTGCTTTTCAGGAAATTGCAAAGCTTTCAGACAGAAAACGTTCAATTGAAATATCAGAATCAGGGATATTTCGCATACATGGTACTTAGCACTGTATGCGGGCTTTTGTTCTCAAGCCTACTTTTCTACACTGGTTTCTATCGTCTATGCCGTAGTCAG GACTCTGGTGATCAGGACTCTGGTGATCAGGACTCTGGTGATCAGGACTCTGGTGATATTCTTAAAGTAATCCTCAATgtgtggaggaggaggag GTAA
- the LOC108216396 gene encoding uncharacterized protein LOC108216396 isoform X1 encodes MCLFTWTMIPPSIVISHQEICKCLLTSRFHCSSSYLLCSTLSLWNLLTGDLQVLVNEMPNEMAKAVKEEGNLQVLINEMAKAVKEAKAVKDKSTEESLLMEWQNDCTKLEEMEKSLSSDYNQVLSNLYLLPGYVLAVAAAVSSLLGSEPQHCWLFCHIVVIVFIYLLSMCFAFHLAYKQLKIFGGRKAELGRERTRLHEVFLANGNSFRPHTRSVDLLFRKLQSFQTENVQLKYQNQGYFAYMVLSTVCGLLFSSLLFYTGFYRLCRSQDSGDQDSGDQDSGDQDSGDILKVILNVWRRRRYSIFQILDRISRTVTVGYHECQWSYYFTLLLR; translated from the exons ATGTGTTTATTTACATGGACTATGATCCCTCCATCGATTGTGATTTCTCATCAGGAGATTTGCAAGTGCTTGTTAACGAGTAGATTTCACTGCTCCAGCTCATATCTTCTCTgctcaactctctctctctggaaTCTTCTTACAG GAGATTTGCAGGTGCTTGTTAACGAGATGCCAAACGAGATGGCAAAGGCTGTGAAGGAAGAAGGAAATTTGCAAGTGCTTATTAACGAGATGGCAAAGGCTGTGAAGGAAGCAAAGGCTGTGAAGGACAAGAGTACTGAGGAGAGTTTGCTAATGGAGTGGCAAAATGATTGTACAAAGCTTGAAGAGATGGAGAAATCCCTTAGCAGCGACTATAACCAAGTCTTATCCAATCTTTATTTGCTCCCAGGATACGTGCTTGCTGTAGCAGCTGCTGTTTCTAGCCTATTGGGAAGTGAGCCCCAGCATTGTTGGTTGTTCTGTCACATAGTCGTAATTGTTTTCATTTACCTGCTGTCCATGTGTTTTGCCTTCCACCTCGCATATAAGCAACTTAAGATCTTTGGAGGAAGGAAGGCAGAATTGGGTCGTGAGAGGACTCGACTCCATGAAGTATTTCTGGCTAATGGAAACAGTTTCCGTCCCCACACTCGTAGTGTAGATCTGCTTTTCAGGAAATTGCAAAGCTTTCAGACAGAAAACGTTCAATTGAAATATCAGAATCAGGGATATTTCGCATACATGGTACTTAGCACTGTATGCGGGCTTTTGTTCTCAAGCCTACTTTTCTACACTGGTTTCTATCGTCTATGCCGTAGTCAG GACTCTGGTGATCAGGACTCTGGTGATCAGGACTCTGGTGATCAGGACTCTGGTGATATTCTTAAAGTAATCCTCAATgtgtggaggaggaggaggtaCAGTATCTTTCAGATCCTTGACCGCATCTCTAGAACTGTCACTGTTGGATATCATGAGTGCCAATGGTCTTACTATTTCACCTTGCTTCTCAGGTAA
- the LOC108216396 gene encoding uncharacterized protein LOC108216396 isoform X3, translating to MCLFTWTMIPPSIVISHQEICKCLLTSRFHCSSSYLLCSTLSLWNLLTGDLQVLVNEMPNEMAKAVKEEGNLQVLINEMAKAVKEAKAVKDKSTEESLLMEWQNDCTKLEEMEKSLSSDYNQVLSNLYLLPGYVLAVAAAVSSLLGSEPQHCWLFCHIVVIVFIYLLSMCFAFHLAYKQLKIFGGRKAELGRERTRLHEVFLANGNSFRPHTRSVDLLFRKLQSFQTENVQLKYQNQGYFAYMVLSTVCGLLFSSLLFYTGFYRLCRSQDSGDILKVILNVWRRRRYSIFQILDRISRTVTVGYHECQWSYYFTLLLR from the exons ATGTGTTTATTTACATGGACTATGATCCCTCCATCGATTGTGATTTCTCATCAGGAGATTTGCAAGTGCTTGTTAACGAGTAGATTTCACTGCTCCAGCTCATATCTTCTCTgctcaactctctctctctggaaTCTTCTTACAG GAGATTTGCAGGTGCTTGTTAACGAGATGCCAAACGAGATGGCAAAGGCTGTGAAGGAAGAAGGAAATTTGCAAGTGCTTATTAACGAGATGGCAAAGGCTGTGAAGGAAGCAAAGGCTGTGAAGGACAAGAGTACTGAGGAGAGTTTGCTAATGGAGTGGCAAAATGATTGTACAAAGCTTGAAGAGATGGAGAAATCCCTTAGCAGCGACTATAACCAAGTCTTATCCAATCTTTATTTGCTCCCAGGATACGTGCTTGCTGTAGCAGCTGCTGTTTCTAGCCTATTGGGAAGTGAGCCCCAGCATTGTTGGTTGTTCTGTCACATAGTCGTAATTGTTTTCATTTACCTGCTGTCCATGTGTTTTGCCTTCCACCTCGCATATAAGCAACTTAAGATCTTTGGAGGAAGGAAGGCAGAATTGGGTCGTGAGAGGACTCGACTCCATGAAGTATTTCTGGCTAATGGAAACAGTTTCCGTCCCCACACTCGTAGTGTAGATCTGCTTTTCAGGAAATTGCAAAGCTTTCAGACAGAAAACGTTCAATTGAAATATCAGAATCAGGGATATTTCGCATACATGGTACTTAGCACTGTATGCGGGCTTTTGTTCTCAAGCCTACTTTTCTACACTGGTTTCTATCGTCTATGCCGTAGTCAG GACTCTGGTGATATTCTTAAAGTAATCCTCAATgtgtggaggaggaggaggtaCAGTATCTTTCAGATCCTTGACCGCATCTCTAGAACTGTCACTGTTGGATATCATGAGTGCCAATGGTCTTACTATTTCACCTTGCTTCTCAGGTAA
- the LOC108216396 gene encoding uncharacterized protein LOC108216396 isoform X2 produces the protein MCLFTWTMIPPSIVISHQEICKCLLTSRFHCSSSYLLCSTLSLWNLLTGDLQVLVNEMPNEMAKAVKEEGNLQVLINEMAKAVKEAKAVKDKSTEESLLMEWQNDCTKLEEMEKSLSSDYNQVLSNLYLLPGYVLAVAAAVSSLLGSEPQHCWLFCHIVVIVFIYLLSMCFAFHLAYKQLKIFGGRKAELGRERTRLHEVFLANGNSFRPHTRSVDLLFRKLQSFQTENVQLKYQNQGYFAYMVLSTVCGLLFSSLLFYTGFYRLCRSQDSGDQDSGDQDSGDILKVILNVWRRRRYSIFQILDRISRTVTVGYHECQWSYYFTLLLR, from the exons ATGTGTTTATTTACATGGACTATGATCCCTCCATCGATTGTGATTTCTCATCAGGAGATTTGCAAGTGCTTGTTAACGAGTAGATTTCACTGCTCCAGCTCATATCTTCTCTgctcaactctctctctctggaaTCTTCTTACAG GAGATTTGCAGGTGCTTGTTAACGAGATGCCAAACGAGATGGCAAAGGCTGTGAAGGAAGAAGGAAATTTGCAAGTGCTTATTAACGAGATGGCAAAGGCTGTGAAGGAAGCAAAGGCTGTGAAGGACAAGAGTACTGAGGAGAGTTTGCTAATGGAGTGGCAAAATGATTGTACAAAGCTTGAAGAGATGGAGAAATCCCTTAGCAGCGACTATAACCAAGTCTTATCCAATCTTTATTTGCTCCCAGGATACGTGCTTGCTGTAGCAGCTGCTGTTTCTAGCCTATTGGGAAGTGAGCCCCAGCATTGTTGGTTGTTCTGTCACATAGTCGTAATTGTTTTCATTTACCTGCTGTCCATGTGTTTTGCCTTCCACCTCGCATATAAGCAACTTAAGATCTTTGGAGGAAGGAAGGCAGAATTGGGTCGTGAGAGGACTCGACTCCATGAAGTATTTCTGGCTAATGGAAACAGTTTCCGTCCCCACACTCGTAGTGTAGATCTGCTTTTCAGGAAATTGCAAAGCTTTCAGACAGAAAACGTTCAATTGAAATATCAGAATCAGGGATATTTCGCATACATGGTACTTAGCACTGTATGCGGGCTTTTGTTCTCAAGCCTACTTTTCTACACTGGTTTCTATCGTCTATGCCGTAGTCAG GACTCTGGTGATCAGGACTCTGGTGATCAGGACTCTGGTGATATTCTTAAAGTAATCCTCAATgtgtggaggaggaggaggtaCAGTATCTTTCAGATCCTTGACCGCATCTCTAGAACTGTCACTGTTGGATATCATGAGTGCCAATGGTCTTACTATTTCACCTTGCTTCTCAGGTAA
- the LOC108216396 gene encoding uncharacterized protein LOC108216396 isoform X6, whose translation MPNEMAKAVKEEGNLQVLINEMAKAVKEAKAVKDKSTEESLLMEWQNDCTKLEEMEKSLSSDYNQVLSNLYLLPGYVLAVAAAVSSLLGSEPQHCWLFCHIVVIVFIYLLSMCFAFHLAYKQLKIFGGRKAELGRERTRLHEVFLANGNSFRPHTRSVDLLFRKLQSFQTENVQLKYQNQGYFAYMVLSTVCGLLFSSLLFYTGFYRLCRSQDSGDQDSGDQDSGDQDSGDILKVILNVWRRRRYSIFQILDRISRTVTVGYHECQWSYYFTLLLR comes from the exons ATGCCAAACGAGATGGCAAAGGCTGTGAAGGAAGAAGGAAATTTGCAAGTGCTTATTAACGAGATGGCAAAGGCTGTGAAGGAAGCAAAGGCTGTGAAGGACAAGAGTACTGAGGAGAGTTTGCTAATGGAGTGGCAAAATGATTGTACAAAGCTTGAAGAGATGGAGAAATCCCTTAGCAGCGACTATAACCAAGTCTTATCCAATCTTTATTTGCTCCCAGGATACGTGCTTGCTGTAGCAGCTGCTGTTTCTAGCCTATTGGGAAGTGAGCCCCAGCATTGTTGGTTGTTCTGTCACATAGTCGTAATTGTTTTCATTTACCTGCTGTCCATGTGTTTTGCCTTCCACCTCGCATATAAGCAACTTAAGATCTTTGGAGGAAGGAAGGCAGAATTGGGTCGTGAGAGGACTCGACTCCATGAAGTATTTCTGGCTAATGGAAACAGTTTCCGTCCCCACACTCGTAGTGTAGATCTGCTTTTCAGGAAATTGCAAAGCTTTCAGACAGAAAACGTTCAATTGAAATATCAGAATCAGGGATATTTCGCATACATGGTACTTAGCACTGTATGCGGGCTTTTGTTCTCAAGCCTACTTTTCTACACTGGTTTCTATCGTCTATGCCGTAGTCAG GACTCTGGTGATCAGGACTCTGGTGATCAGGACTCTGGTGATCAGGACTCTGGTGATATTCTTAAAGTAATCCTCAATgtgtggaggaggaggaggtaCAGTATCTTTCAGATCCTTGACCGCATCTCTAGAACTGTCACTGTTGGATATCATGAGTGCCAATGGTCTTACTATTTCACCTTGCTTCTCAGGTAA
- the LOC108216396 gene encoding uncharacterized protein LOC108216396 isoform X7, with protein sequence MPNEMAKAVKEEGNLQVLINEMAKAVKEAKAVKDKSTEESLLMEWQNDCTKLEEMEKSLSSDYNQVLSNLYLLPGYVLAVAAAVSSLLGSEPQHCWLFCHIVVIVFIYLLSMCFAFHLAYKQLKIFGGRKAELGRERTRLHEVFLANGNSFRPHTRSVDLLFRKLQSFQTENVQLKYQNQGYFAYMVLSTVCGLLFSSLLFYTGFYRLCRSQDSGDQDSGDQDSGDQDSGDILKVILNVWRRRR encoded by the exons ATGCCAAACGAGATGGCAAAGGCTGTGAAGGAAGAAGGAAATTTGCAAGTGCTTATTAACGAGATGGCAAAGGCTGTGAAGGAAGCAAAGGCTGTGAAGGACAAGAGTACTGAGGAGAGTTTGCTAATGGAGTGGCAAAATGATTGTACAAAGCTTGAAGAGATGGAGAAATCCCTTAGCAGCGACTATAACCAAGTCTTATCCAATCTTTATTTGCTCCCAGGATACGTGCTTGCTGTAGCAGCTGCTGTTTCTAGCCTATTGGGAAGTGAGCCCCAGCATTGTTGGTTGTTCTGTCACATAGTCGTAATTGTTTTCATTTACCTGCTGTCCATGTGTTTTGCCTTCCACCTCGCATATAAGCAACTTAAGATCTTTGGAGGAAGGAAGGCAGAATTGGGTCGTGAGAGGACTCGACTCCATGAAGTATTTCTGGCTAATGGAAACAGTTTCCGTCCCCACACTCGTAGTGTAGATCTGCTTTTCAGGAAATTGCAAAGCTTTCAGACAGAAAACGTTCAATTGAAATATCAGAATCAGGGATATTTCGCATACATGGTACTTAGCACTGTATGCGGGCTTTTGTTCTCAAGCCTACTTTTCTACACTGGTTTCTATCGTCTATGCCGTAGTCAG GACTCTGGTGATCAGGACTCTGGTGATCAGGACTCTGGTGATCAGGACTCTGGTGATATTCTTAAAGTAATCCTCAATgtgtggaggaggaggag GTAA